A stretch of Gopherus evgoodei ecotype Sinaloan lineage chromosome 19, rGopEvg1_v1.p, whole genome shotgun sequence DNA encodes these proteins:
- the CLDN25 gene encoding putative claudin-25, with protein sequence MLQQSFKKVNTKSFCSNTQIHLDRHTAHSHSISMAWSCNTKVHLGGIFLSFFGWVSSCVVTFVPLWKNLNLDLNEMEIWTMGLWQVCVMQEEGTMECKSYESFLALPLDLRVSRILMFLSNGSGLLGFLISSCGLDCCKAREEKTTLKKQLTLCGGVIFGISGIMTLIPVSWLAYNTVYEFWDETVPEIVPRWEFGEAMFLGWFAGFFLVVGGLLITCSACLKGTEMTTMPLAAGREPTQVQGPLAMRHWSQHSHPKNADLVI encoded by the coding sequence ATGCTGCAGCAGAGCTTCAAAAAAGTTAATACCAAAAGCTTCTGCTCAAACACCCAAATTCATCTTGACCGGCATACAGCTCACTCACACAGCATTAGCATGGCTTGGAGCTGTAACACGAAGGTTCACCTGGGAGGAATATTTCTCTCATTCTTTGGATGGGTCTCATCCTGCGTTGTGACTTTTGTGCCACTCTGGAAGAATCTCAACCTGGACTTGAATGAAATGGAGATCTGGACCATGGGGCTTTGGCAAGTCTGCGTAATGCAAGAGGAAGGCACTATGGAGTGTAAAAGCTATGAGTCtttcttggctctgccattggACCTCAGGGTGTCCAGGATTTTGATGTTCCTCTCTAATGGATCGGGACTTCTTGGATTCTTGATCTCCAGTTGTGGGCTGGACTGTTGCAAGGCCCGGGAAGAAAAAACAACTCTAAAGAAACAACTAACGCTTTGCGGAGGAGTGATTTTTGGCATCTCAGGAATTATGACCCTCATTCCAGTTTCCTGGCTTGCCTATAACACCGTATATGAATTCTGGGATGAAACTGTCCCAGAAATTGTACCTAGATGGGAATTCGGAGAAGCAATGTTCCTGGGCTGGTTTGCTGGATTTTTCCTTGTAGTAGGCGGGCTGCTCATCACCTGCTCAGCCTGTTTGAAAGGGACGGAAATGACAACAATGCCTTTAGCAGCTGGCCGTGAACCAACGCAGGTGCAAGGTCCATTAGCAATGCGACACTGGAGCCAACATTCACATCCCAAAAACGCCGACCTGGTAATCTAA